The Engystomops pustulosus chromosome 1, aEngPut4.maternal, whole genome shotgun sequence genome has a window encoding:
- the LOC140085346 gene encoding uncharacterized protein, protein MMGVPGMWLLASLCVLPQVTRGQNFMIRNLQLEKCVHAAEDTGRVSLAKCKITSHHQYWTWDLSTNSIINVHSNKCLTVMTSHSHHTLKIEPCEKRRNQAWACDPRGYLTLYAHNLHLTAKQGTKKVFMSDGIDKFSKWKTRLDSPICMEGQTPRSFPPTLYFEKSTKKDLEEATTIHYETKLSNNTDGTTTSPHLPYISESPTATQTPGPAHTTDIGDGRFVSSWEGMTERIYILEEDGSGWRTAMLVLSPFTFLLGVIILVLNVRVNKKRKLLSALPNHVKPHHKLGSLFERSPLTGKAHPSEYSSPD, encoded by the exons TCACACGTGGCCAGAACTTCATGATAAGAAACCTCCAGCTGGAGAAGTGTGTCCACGCTGCTGAAGACACCGGCAGAGTCTCGCTGGCCAAGTGTAAGATTACCTCCCATCATCAGTACTGGACCTGGGACCTGAGCACCAATTCCATCAtcaatgtccatagtaacaagTGTCTGACCGTGATGACATCccactcccatcacaccctgaagATAGAACCATGTGAGAAGAGAAGGAACCAGGCCTGGGCGTGTGACCCGAGGGGTTACCTTACGCTCTACGCTCACAACTTACATCTGACGGCCAAACAGGGGACCAAGAAAGTCTTCATGTCGGACGGAATCGATAAGTTCAGTAAATGGAAGACGAGGTTGGATTCACCAATTTGTATGGAGGGTCAGACCCCGAGGAGCTTCCCACCAACGCTGTACTTCGAGAAGAGTACAAAGAAGGACCTGGAGGAAGCGACCACCATACACTATGAAA CAAAGTTAAGCAACAATACAGATGGAACAACAACTTCTCCCCACCTGCCCTATATAAGTGAGAGCCCCACCGCCACACAGACCCCTGGACCTGCTCACACCACAGACATTG GTGATGGTCGATTTGTCAGTTCCTGGGAAGGGATGACTGAAAGAATCTACATCTTGGAGGAAGACG GCAGCGGATGGAGGACAGCCATGTTGGTCCTAAGCCCCTTCACATTTTTACTGGGAGTGATCATACTGGTACTGAATGTCCGTGTCAACAA GAAAAGGAAACTTTTATCGGCGTTGCCAAATCACGTCAAGCCTCACCATAAACTTGGTTCTTTGTTTGAGAGATCCCCTTTAACTGGCAAGGCCCATCCATCGGAATATTCAAGTCCCGATTGA